A window of Anoplopoma fimbria isolate UVic2021 breed Golden Eagle Sablefish unplaced genomic scaffold, Afim_UVic_2022 Un_contig_12732_pilon_pilon, whole genome shotgun sequence genomic DNA:
atatgtatatatatgtatatatatatatatatatatatatatgtatatatatatatatatatgtatatatatgtatatatatatatatatatgtatatatatatatatgtatatatatgtatatatatatatatatatatatgtatgtatatatatgtgtatatatatatatatgtatatatatatatatatatatgtgtgtatatatatgtatatgtatatatatatgtatatgtatgtatatatatatatgtgtatatatatatgtatgtgtatatatatgtatgtatatatatgtatatgtatatatatgtatatgtatatatatgtatgtatatatatatgtatgtatatgtatgtatatgtatatgtgtatatatgtatatgtatatgtgtatatatatatgtatatatatatgtatgtatatatatgtatatatgtatatgtatatatatgtatgtatatatatatgtatgtatatatatatgtatatgtgtatatgtatgtatatatatgtatatgtgtatatatatatatatatgtgtatatgtatatatgtatatatatatatatatatgtatatgtatgtatatatatgtatgtatatatatgtatgtatatatatatatatgtgtatgtatatatgtatgtatatatatgtatatgtatgtatatatgtatgtatataatataatgatgcATCTGACagtaattaaaattaaaaaaaagaattctgatCAATCATTTGACAATACACCCCACACCATTGCTTCAAAATATGATACAAATaaaagtgcatatatatatatatatatatatatatatatatatatatattttaatctatTCATAAAATTCAGTTAATctgatttgtattcattttaaaatgaataagatAGTGGATGAAAGCACCAGCCATCAACTGTTTATTGagataatataaattaatttagacACAAATGGTCCTGTGTTTAAAGTGATATATAAAACCAGTGGAAGACAATCaatgtgattttattaatatatatgacttaataatcaccattatttaaaataaattaaggtcacttttaataatcatttttttattaatataattaccAATACTATGCACCTGATATTaggtttgcttgtttttttattgtgccaAGTCTGGATCTGTTCGACTCGAGTAAAGGGATGTGACGATTTGCAGCAAATTGTGCTGCTCCATCTCACCCTGAACTTTCATGCATACAAGTTCATACAGCTGCTGTCAttcatttaatgtaataaatcagGAATTCAGTCGTCTTTAGTTCTACTGTAAACAGCTACAAGAAAGCCCATGCATAGCTTATAACGCACagtaaaatattaaagcagCTGTTGGGGAAATTGTATGGTTGTCTCTCATTTGAGAATTGAGATATACTCTTACACTCCTAGGCTCTCAATTACAAGGCCAATATAATTCTGAGTGCTGTAAATGAAAAGTATAAGGACAACACAGGAATATGCTCTTTATAGATGTGGGGGctcttaaaaaagtattataaacgTAGTTGCATTATGATTGTTTTGTAAGTGTTAGTATATTGTTGTGACTGttaattttatatttctttctaaatATGACTTTTCCATTTTCATACTAAAAATATTTCGGCTGTTAATAACAAGAATGAAGTGCTCTTAAAGATGATGTGggtggctcttaaaagagccttTTATCGGAGTGTTTGTTGTTGAGATAACAGCTCACTTCTTCTTGGGTGCTGCCTTCTTTGCTTTGGGCTTGGCAGCCTTCTTAGCGGGGGATTTCTTGGGTGCGGGGGCCTTTTTGACCACCTTCTTGGGACTCTTTGCTACTTTTTTGGGGCTCTTGGTCGCCTTCTTGGGGCTCTTTGTTGGTTTCTTGGCCGCTGCGGGTTTCTTGGCCTTCTTCGGTGACTTCTTAGCGACTGCTGGTTTCTTTACTGCCGCTGCTTTGGGCTTTTTGGCCGCTGCGGGTTTCTTAGCTGCGGGCTTCTTGGCTTTAGGAGCGGCTTTCTTGACCGGTTTCTCGACAGCCGTCTTGCTTATCTTGAAGGAGCCAGAGGCCCCGGTCCCCTTGGTCTGGACCAGAGTCCCCTTAGTCACCAGGTTCTTGATGGCGGTCTTGACCCGGGAGTTGTTCTTATCCACATCGTATCCTCCGGCGGCCAGAGCCTTCTTGACGGCGGCCGCAGACACGCCGCTCCGCTCCTTGGATGCGGCCACAGCTTTAACGATGAGCTCAGCGACGCTGGGACCAGTCTTCTTCGGCTTGGACACCTTCTTCTTGGCTACTTTGGCCGCAGCgggagctgcagctggagctACTTCTGCCATTTTGTAGCGTTGATGTGTTCGTCCTCACGGTAACAGAGAGTCTGTCTGACTGTTGAAGAGCTCAGAGCAGGGGCTGCACTTAAACACACCATGAGAACCGTGGAGACTCAACCCAGCTCGTGGCTCCTCTGTGCACTCTGAAAGCAGAgtcacttgtgttttctcttcaccgataaaagaggaaaaactaaatgtgGAAGAAGTACTGAAGACTAACAGTGAAGGGAGCCGATAGCGGACATGTTTCTCTTCATATTGAAGTCATGTAGAGCTCTGATGAtctctgtattttgtttgaGGAGCCTCCAAACCTCACCTACTTACCGCCGTGGACAGCACTGATGAGCGACTTTTCCCTCTAATTTCTCtcctaaaatgatttaaatgtatcagAGCTCCATCAAAAGTTGTTTTCCAACTGGTCCACATGTTTGTTCGggaccacaatgtaaaaataactatCTAACACTGATCAgtttttaataaactgaagttattcttggagcagcaaacacactgatgatggCCGAAGCTTATG
This region includes:
- the LOC129116128 gene encoding histone H1-like — encoded protein: MAEVAPAAAPAAAKVAKKKVSKPKKTGPSVAELIVKAVAASKERSGVSAAAVKKALAAGGYDVDKNNSRVKTAIKNLVTKGTLVQTKGTGASGSFKISKTAVEKPVKKAAPKAKKPAAKKPAAAKKPKAAAVKKPAVAKKSPKKAKKPAAAKKPTKSPKKATKSPKKVAKSPKKVVKKAPAPKKSPAKKAAKPKAKKAAPKKK